A genomic window from Vitis riparia cultivar Riparia Gloire de Montpellier isolate 1030 chromosome 16, EGFV_Vit.rip_1.0, whole genome shotgun sequence includes:
- the LOC117933730 gene encoding 60S ribosomal protein L5, mitochondrial, with amino-acid sequence MFPLHFHYEDVSRQDPLLKPNHANVMEVPGSCEIRVIPKRPSSFIIQNGKLAMEIPRGQRFIQTQRGSTGKSFRSNQFLGSNKDKGYVSDLARQSTLRGHGMSNFSVRISIVMSLLDSPVEIRENSIQFSMETEFCEFSPELEDHFEIFEHIRGFNVTIVTSANTQDETLPPWSGFFQKDEGQ; translated from the coding sequence ATGTTTCCACTCCATTTTCATTACGAAGATGTATCACGTCAGGATCCGTTGCTCAAACCGAATCACGCCAACGTTATGGAAGTTCCTGGATCGTGTGAAATAAGAGTAATACCAAAAAGACCCTCGTCTTTCATAATCCAAAATGGAAAATTGGCTATGGAGATTCCGCGCGGTCAGAGATTCATACAGACACAAAGGGGTTCGACAGGAAAGTCGTTTCGATCCAATCAATTCTTGGGGTCAAATAAAGACAAAGGATATGTCAGTGACCTAGCACGACAAAGCACTCTCCGAGGGCATGGAATGTCTAATTTTTCGGTCAGAATCTCGATAGTAATGTCTCTGTTAGATTCTCCGGTCGAAATACGGGAAAACTCCATTCAATTCTCGATGGAAACGGAGTTTTGCGAATTCTCCCCAGAACTGGAAGATCATTTCGAGATCTTCGAACATATTCGAGGGTTCAATGTGACTATTGTCACTTCGGCCAACACACAAGATGAGACTTTACCACCGTGGAGCGGCTTTTTTCAAAAAGATGAGGGTCAGTAA